The DNA region CATCCAGTCAACATGGCGACCGTGCGCCGCTTCTCACCTTGGGCTGCGATGCGTTCTGGCAGTGCCTTTGACAAGCCATTGCGTGAGAGATCGGGCAGCAACTGCTCCATCGCCCGCAGGCTGTGAGGCAGCAGAGAGGTCAAATGCGTTGCCCGGAGCAGACGCTGCAACCCGAGACGTTGATAGGCACGGAGCGCGTACGCCAGCTTACGCAAGCGCTTAGGCCGGCTGAACGTGGCGGCGATCATCCGCCGCAGGGCGCGGTCCGCCAGCGGCCGTTGATACAGCCGCCCGAGCTGTCCACGCATCGCCTCAATCAGCTTGCCGTACTTGATTCCCGAGGGACACGCGGTCACGCACGCCTGGCATCCCAAACAATGGTCGAAATGCGAGACATACAGGTCGGTCAGCCCAACCTCACCTTCGAGCGCCATATTGATGAGCTGAATACGGCCACGCGGCGAGTCCATCTCTTTGCCCCAAAGCGTGTAGGTGGGGCAGGTCTGAAGGCAAAAGCCGCAATGCACGCAGACGTTCAACAGCTCCGCAGCTGGCGGGTGATGCTGGTCGAAAACCTGTCGTATGCCGTTCACTGCTGTTGCGACGGGAAGCTCCATCATATGGCCCCCACGTAGCGGCCCGGGTTCATGGTTCGCGCCGGGTCGAATTTCTGCTTGATGGCCTGCATCAAGGGCAGCCCATTGTTAACGGGTCCCCAGACGTCCATACCTTCCTTGACGGAAACCGGACACTGCTCCACAATCATGGTTCCCTGTAACTGCCCGACTTCATCGCGCAAAGACTGGATCAGCTGCCGCTGCTGCTGCGGACGGGCGATATCCATGCGCAACTCGGCCACGCCCGTGCCCTGCGCCACCAGCGCCGCGCCGGCACCCGCCGACTCGACCTGACGGAACACCGCCTCACACAATGCCCCCAGCCGGGCTGGCAGTACGCTGCACTTGCAGATCACCGCGTCACCGGCAGTGACGAACAAGTTCTGCCGCGCCGTCCAGAGTTCATCTGAAGATTCAGTGAAGCCGTGCCCGGCGGCCACACGGCCCAGTTTTTGATATTGATCCTGCAGCGATTCCGGAATGCCTTCGAAGCGAACGTCCACGGCGATCTTGCCCCCCTGTTCAGCCCGAAGCTGCAAACCGGTGTACACCAATTGCGAATCGAGGATGGCGAGCAGCATCCTGTTTGCCTCGGCCGGGGAAGCAACCGTCGCGCTATATGTCGCCGAAGCGACGGGAATGGGATGGAGGCGAAATACGGTCCGCGTAATCACGCCGAGCGTGCCGAAGGAGCCGATCGCCAGTTTTGTCAGATCGTAGCCGGCGACGTTCTTGACGACCTTGCCTCCTGCCTTGATGAGGTTGCCGTCCGGCAGCGCCATCTCGACGCCGAGCACGAGATCGCGGACCGCGCCGTAGCGGATGCGAAGCGTTCCACTCTGCGCGGTCGCCAGCAGGCCGCCGACGGTTGACCGTTCCGGCCACAGCGGGTCCGCGGCCAATCTCTGACCACGTTCCTTGAGCGCCTGTTGAAAACTGCCGATCGTGCACCCTGCCTCGACGGTCGCGGTCATATCGCCCCAGGCATGCTCGACGACCCGATTCAGCCGCTCCGTCGATAGGATGAAATCCGCCTTCTGCGGACGATTGCCGAACCAAAGCTTGGTGCCCCCGCCGCGTGGGACCACGGCCAGGCCGGCGGAGCTGCAATACTTCAGGACCTGCGCGACTTCCTGTGCCGATCCCGGCGCAATGACGCCCGCCGGTTGCACGCCGTCAATAGCATCGCCGGGCGTGGCCGGCCGAATGTGCTCTCCTCCGGCCAGTTTTTCCAATTCCGTCCACGCCGGGTGTGTTCGCGTTTGAGTTTCGCTCATGATCTGCTCCAACTAGTACCTCTGGGCGAGGCCCGCTTTCTCGATGGGGTGAGGCTCGTACGCGATCGGCCGCTGGTAATTCACATCCGTGCCGGGAAACATCTTGGTGGGGTTACAGAGCTGAAGAGGATCGAAGGCGTCGCGCAGGCGTTGCATGGCGTCGAGATCCGCGGCGGAAAACATCACCGGCATAAAGTGTTTTTTCTCTTCGCCGATACCGTGTTCGCCGCTGATGGAGCCGCCCGCGTCGACACACAGCTGCAGGATACTTTCCGCCACTTCCATGGCCCGCTGTTCCTGCCCCTCGATGCGCCGGTCATAAAGCACCAGGGGGTGGAGATTGCCGTCGCCGGCATGAAAGACGTTGGCCACCCGCAGATTTGCTTCCGTGCTCAGCCGGTCGATCTCGGCCAGCACCCGCGGCAGGGCAGTGCGCGGAATGACGCCGTCCTGCACCAGGTAATTCGGCGAGATCCGGCCCACCGCGGCGAAGGCCGCCTTGCGCCCCTTCCAGATGGCTATGCGTTCCGGCTCTGACTTCGCCAGCCGGATTTCCCATGCCCCGCAGGAAGTGCACATGGGACCGACTTTCTCCATCAGCAGGTCAACCTCGCGCATCGAGCCGTCCAGCTCTACCAGCAGCAGTGACTTGCAATTCGGATAATTGGGATGGACCGCCGCCTCCACCGCCTCGATCGCAAGGTGGTCCATGATTTCCAGGCCAGCGGGGAACAATCCAGCGGAAATGATCGCGCTTACCGCCGCCCCGGCCTCGCTGATGGAATTGAAAGCCGCCATCAGGGTTTGCGTGCACTCCGGCTTCTTGATGATCCTTAAGGTGATCTTAGTGACGATTCCGAAGGTGCCCTCCGAGCCAACAAAAGCGCCGACCAGATCGTACCCCGGACATTCCAGAGTCTTGTCTCCCAGATGGACCAGCGAACCGTCGGAAAGCACGACGTCCAGCGCCAAGATGTAGGTGGTGGTGACGCCGTACTTGAAACAGTGGACGCCGCCGGAATTCTCCGCCACGTTGCCGCCCACGGTGCACACGATCTGCGAGGCCGGATCCGGCGCGTAAAAATAACCGTGCGGCGCAACCGCCGCGCTGATCGAGGCGTTGGTCACGCCGGGCTCGACCACGACGCGCGCGTTGAGGATATCGATGTCGAGAATGTGGTTCATCCTTGAAACCCCGATGACCACACCGCCTTTGACGGGTAGCGCTCCACCGCTCAGTCCCGTGCCCGAACCGCGAGCCACGAACGGGATTCGCTCGCGGTGGCAAATCTTCACGATGTCCTGCAACTCTTGCGCTGATGATGGAAGAAGAACCAGGTCGGGGGCTACGCGGAAGAGCGTCAGGCCATCGCATTCGTAAGTCCGGAGTTGCTCCGGTCCGCTAATGAGGCCCGCATCTCCCACGACGGCACGAAATTGCCGCACCAGCAGAGGGTCCATTTCGCACCTCCATACCACGGCACGAGGTGCGGCTCTCCGTGAAGACATCGCCGGAGGCGCCCACCTATTGTGGCTGTGGACGCTATCCTTACCCCACACAATTAGCAGTGATAGGAGTCACTATAAGGTGTGACCGTCTGAGACAGAAGGCAAGTTGCGTCGCCGTAGTTAAAACAGGTTTGGCGCGAATACCTCCCAACAATTCTCGTGCAGTCTCAATGGCCTCTCCCCGGCTTGGGACCTCGCCATGCAGGTGTAGGTGATTGTGCTGCGGATCCCGCAGTTGACCGCTGAGCTTGGCGAACATCTCCAGCGCCTTCAGTGCGGTGTCGATTCCATTCAGCGCAGTGCGAGCGTCACGCTTGCGGACGGCTGTGGCGCGAAGGCTGTTGGCCTCGTCGATCAGGGCACTCGGACCTCCGTCTGCAGATCGCTGCCGTTGGACTTCAAAGCGAGTTTCGCGACATGTGCCCGACCATGGGCTGAATGACGGCGATGGGCACCCCCGTTCAACCATTGCTGTGAAAAGGCTGCGAATTGCGTAACCTTCTCGCAGATTGAATCATCACTCATAACTGATGTCCGACCTGGTTTAACGGACCAGCCAAGAGGAGGCAAGCATATGTCAGTTCGCGTGAAGGCAAGCAAAATGGGGTGGTCGGTCGTATGGGCGGTAGTCGCGTTGAGTTTGAGCGCCATCGCATTGCAGGCTCAGAACATTTACACGCGCACCAATCTCGTTTCGGACATCGCCGGAGTGGCGAACTTCACCGACCCCAAATTGGTCAACGCCTGGGGCATTGCGGCGAGCCCGACCAGCCCTTTCTGGATTGCCGACAACGGCACCGGATTCTCCACCCTGTACACCGGACAAGGTATTGCTCAGGCGCTCGTGGTGACTATTCCCACGCCACCCAACGCCAAGGCCGGCGCGGTCGCCAGTCCGACCGGCATCGTGTTCAACGGTAGCAGCGATTTTGTGGTTTCTTCCGGCGGAAAATCCGGGACCAGCCGGTTCATTTTCGACACCGAAGACGGCACCATCAGCGGCTGGAGTCCGACGGTTGACGGCACCCATGCCATCCTCGCCGTGAACCACTCCGGTCCTGGTTTAAGCGCCGACCGCACCCCGCTCGGGGCGGTTTACAAGGGCCTGGCCATCGGCAATAACGGTTCGGCTAATTTCCTTTATGCCACCAACTTCCGCGATGCCACCGTGGAAATGTATAACGGGCAATTCCAACTGGTGAAGAAGTTCACGGATGCCAATGTCCCAGCCGGCTTCGCGCCGTTCGGGATTCGCAACATCAACGGACAACTCTTTGTCACCTACGCCAAGCAGGATGCCAAGAAACACGATGATGTCGCGGGGCCGGGAAATGGGTTCGTGGATATCTTTGACCTGAATGGAAATCTGTTGAAGCGTTTTGCCTCAGAAGGAACGTTGAACTCGCCTTGGGGGCTGGCGCTCGCGCCCGCGAGCTTCGGCATGTTCGGCACCGCGCTGCTGGTTGGCAATTTTGGCGACGGCAGGATCAGTGCGTTCGACATCAGCACGGGAAACGCCCTGGGCCAGCTCAAGGACCCGTTTGGAAATCTATTGACGATCAATGGGCTTTGGAGCTTGAGCTTCGGCAACGACCACAATGCGGCACCGTCATCGACCTTGTTCTTCACCGCCGGCATCGCCGATGAAGCGCATGGCCTGTTCGGACAAATCACGGCGCCGTAGTACGAGAACTTTGTCAATCATGCTTGCGGCTATTGTCGGCAGGCGGGGGCACAGATCGCCCCGTGATCAGCATCCTGCTGACTCACATATGTGCCAACAGTGCATGCGTAAACCGTTCGGTTAAGCTGTCAACCGAAAGCCACCCGCTATCGATAGTGGACGGCAGCGGTCGCGGAAGTACAATGCTTCCTCGATGGCAATGCATATACGCGGCACACGCGTGCTGTTTACGATCATCGGCGCGGTATCGGGCGTGTGCTTCGCCGTTTTGGCGGCGCGCGCCATCAGTGTCCTGGTGATCACCCCGCACCATTTCAGAGCATCTTCTCTTGGTTTCGCCCTCGTGACTGGCGTTCTTTCCTACCGGTCATTTGG from Terriglobales bacterium includes:
- a CDS encoding FAD-binding oxidoreductase; the protein is MSETQTRTHPAWTELEKLAGGEHIRPATPGDAIDGVQPAGVIAPGSAQEVAQVLKYCSSAGLAVVPRGGGTKLWFGNRPQKADFILSTERLNRVVEHAWGDMTATVEAGCTIGSFQQALKERGQRLAADPLWPERSTVGGLLATAQSGTLRIRYGAVRDLVLGVEMALPDGNLIKAGGKVVKNVAGYDLTKLAIGSFGTLGVITRTVFRLHPIPVASATYSATVASPAEANRMLLAILDSQLVYTGLQLRAEQGGKIAVDVRFEGIPESLQDQYQKLGRVAAGHGFTESSDELWTARQNLFVTAGDAVICKCSVLPARLGALCEAVFRQVESAGAGAALVAQGTGVAELRMDIARPQQQRQLIQSLRDEVGQLQGTMIVEQCPVSVKEGMDVWGPVNNGLPLMQAIKQKFDPARTMNPGRYVGAI
- a CDS encoding FAD-linked oxidase C-terminal domain-containing protein, with translation MDPLLVRQFRAVVGDAGLISGPEQLRTYECDGLTLFRVAPDLVLLPSSAQELQDIVKICHRERIPFVARGSGTGLSGGALPVKGGVVIGVSRMNHILDIDILNARVVVEPGVTNASISAAVAPHGYFYAPDPASQIVCTVGGNVAENSGGVHCFKYGVTTTYILALDVVLSDGSLVHLGDKTLECPGYDLVGAFVGSEGTFGIVTKITLRIIKKPECTQTLMAAFNSISEAGAAVSAIISAGLFPAGLEIMDHLAIEAVEAAVHPNYPNCKSLLLVELDGSMREVDLLMEKVGPMCTSCGAWEIRLAKSEPERIAIWKGRKAAFAAVGRISPNYLVQDGVIPRTALPRVLAEIDRLSTEANLRVANVFHAGDGNLHPLVLYDRRIEGQEQRAMEVAESILQLCVDAGGSISGEHGIGEEKKHFMPVMFSAADLDAMQRLRDAFDPLQLCNPTKMFPGTDVNYQRPIAYEPHPIEKAGLAQRY
- a CDS encoding TIGR03118 family protein; translated protein: MSVRVKASKMGWSVVWAVVALSLSAIALQAQNIYTRTNLVSDIAGVANFTDPKLVNAWGIAASPTSPFWIADNGTGFSTLYTGQGIAQALVVTIPTPPNAKAGAVASPTGIVFNGSSDFVVSSGGKSGTSRFIFDTEDGTISGWSPTVDGTHAILAVNHSGPGLSADRTPLGAVYKGLAIGNNGSANFLYATNFRDATVEMYNGQFQLVKKFTDANVPAGFAPFGIRNINGQLFVTYAKQDAKKHDDVAGPGNGFVDIFDLNGNLLKRFASEGTLNSPWGLALAPASFGMFGTALLVGNFGDGRISAFDISTGNALGQLKDPFGNLLTINGLWSLSFGNDHNAAPSSTLFFTAGIADEAHGLFGQITAP